From Sphingobacteriaceae bacterium:
TTTGAGTTTGGCGTCCCCGTGGGTGAGCACGGCGACGTCTACTCCCGCTACGTGGTGCGCATGCAGGAGTTTTATGAGTCCATCAAGATCATCCGCCAGGCGCTGCGGGACATCCCCGACGGGCCGTGGCTGGGCGACGTCCCCCGGCGCATGAAGCTCAACGGCGACGCCTATGCCCGGGTGGAATCGCCCCGGGGCGAGGTCGGCGTCTATCTGGTGGGCGATGGAACGGATCAGCCCTACCGGTGCCACTACCGCTCCCCGTGCTTCGTCCACCTGCAGCTTTTGGAGCCGATGGGCGTAGGCCACTTGATCGCCGACATGGTGGCCATCATCGGCAGCATCGACATCGTCATGGGCGAGGTGGACCGGTAAATGAGCGACTGGCTGTGGGGGCTGTTCCAGTCCTGGGGCTGGAGCCAGTCCACCTTCAACGTGGTGATGGGCTTGATCAAGGGCGTGCTGGTCACCGGGTTTTTGGCCGTCAACGCCCTCATCCTCGTGCTGATGGAGCGCAAAGTCGCCGGCCGCATGCAGCGCCGCCCGGGGCCCATGCGCACCGGGCCGCGGGGTCTTTTGCAGACCTTCGCGGACGCGATTAAGCTATTGACCAAAGAAGACGTGGTGCCCAGCGGCGCCGATGTGGCCGTCTTCGTCCTCGCGCCCATGGTGTTCTTCGCTGCCGCCACCGCTTTGTGGGTCGTCATCCCCTTTGGACCCCAGACCATCGTCCAGGACCTCAACATCGGCTTAATCTACATCTCCGCCGTGACGGGACTGAGCGTCCTGGCCATCCTCATGGCCGGCTGGTCGTCCAACAACAAGTGGTCGCTCCTGGGCGCCATGCGCTCGGCGGCGCAGCTGGTCAGCTACGAAATTCCGCTGGTCCTGTCCATCGTCGCCATCGGCATGATGGCCGGTTCCCTGCGCTTGGGCGACATCGTGGCGGCGCAGCAGGGCGGCATTGCCAACTGGTTCATCTTCCCGCAAATCCTGGGCTTTCTCGTGTTTTTCACCTCCGGCCTGGCGGAGATCAACCGGGCCCCCTTCGACTTGCCCGAAGCCGAAAGCGAATTGGTAGCCGGCTACAACACCGAGTACAGCGGGATGCGGTGGGCCATCTTCTTCCTGGCCGAATACGCGAACTTGGTGGCCTTCTCGGCCCTGGCGGCCACCTTCTTCTTTGGGGGTCCCACGGGTCCGTTCTTCCCGCCCTTTGTGTGGTTCTTGATCAAGACGTACTTCTTCATCTTTGTGGCCATGTGGATCCGCTGGACGCTGCCCCGCATCCGGGTGGACCACCTGATGAACCTGGGTTGGTACGTGCTCATCCCCCTGGCGTTGATTAACCTGGGCTGGACGGGCTTGTACGTGGTGTTGCGGGGCTGAGACAGGACCCGGGGGACGCCCCCGGAACGAAGAGAGGTGTGCGACGGTGTTCCGGAGCCTGCGGGACTTTTTCGGCATGGTCAAGACGGCGCTGATCGGCATGGGCATCACCATCCGCAACATGTTCTCGCCCACCGTCACCATCAACTACCCGGATGAGCAGTTGGATATGCCCCTGGGTTTCCGCGGCATCCCCGTGCTGCTCAGCGATGAGGAAGGCAACCTCAAGTGCGTGTCCTGTGAGCTGTGCGCCAAGGCGTGCCCGGTCAACTGCATCGAGATCCAGTCCCACCGGGACAACAAGACCCGCCGCAAGGTGCTGGACGTCTACAACCTGGACTCCACGTGGTGCATGTACTGCGGGCTGTGCGTGGAGGCGTGCCCCTTTGACGCGCTGGCCATGTCGGACCAGTTTGAGCTGGCCTCCTACGACCTGCCCAGCCTGGTGTACACCCGGGATCAGCTGGCCGAGATCGGCCGCCGGGCCATCACGCCGGTGGTCAACATCCGGGAAGAGCAGAACTTTGGCGTTAAGACGCGCGGAGGTGGCCGGCGCTGATGGACGTGGCGCGGATTGCGTTCCTGGCGCTGGCCGCGGTGGCCGTCGTGTCCGCCTACCGCGTCGTTACGGCGCCGAAGATCATGCACGCCGCCCTGTGGCTGGGCTTCACGTTCCTGCTGGTGGCCGGCGTGTTCGTGACCATGGGAGCGGAGTTTCTGGCGGCGGCCCAGGTGCTGGTTTACGTGGGCGCGGTGACCACCATCATCCTCTTCGGCATCATGCTGTCAGAGGCGGCGGAAGTGCGGGGCGGCCGCGAGCCGGTGCCGGCGGCGCCGCCGGAGGGACAGGCCTTTTGGCGGCGGGGCGTCCTGCCCGTGGTGGCT
This genomic window contains:
- a CDS encoding NADH-quinone oxidoreductase subunit J — translated: MDVARIAFLALAAVAVVSAYRVVTAPKIMHAALWLGFTFLLVAGVFVTMGAEFLAAAQVLVYVGAVTTIILFGIMLSEAAEVRGGREPVPAAPPEGQAFWRRGVLPVVATLAFVAIMVFVYANVPWPALTGIAGDSVAQIGRALFTNFVIPFELAAVLLLIALVGAIVIAVRDDNKEEQGS
- the nuoH gene encoding NADH-quinone oxidoreductase subunit NuoH gives rise to the protein MSDWLWGLFQSWGWSQSTFNVVMGLIKGVLVTGFLAVNALILVLMERKVAGRMQRRPGPMRTGPRGLLQTFADAIKLLTKEDVVPSGADVAVFVLAPMVFFAAATALWVVIPFGPQTIVQDLNIGLIYISAVTGLSVLAILMAGWSSNNKWSLLGAMRSAAQLVSYEIPLVLSIVAIGMMAGSLRLGDIVAAQQGGIANWFIFPQILGFLVFFTSGLAEINRAPFDLPEAESELVAGYNTEYSGMRWAIFFLAEYANLVAFSALAATFFFGGPTGPFFPPFVWFLIKTYFFIFVAMWIRWTLPRIRVDHLMNLGWYVLIPLALINLGWTGLYVVLRG
- a CDS encoding NADH-quinone oxidoreductase subunit I; this translates as MFRSLRDFFGMVKTALIGMGITIRNMFSPTVTINYPDEQLDMPLGFRGIPVLLSDEEGNLKCVSCELCAKACPVNCIEIQSHRDNKTRRKVLDVYNLDSTWCMYCGLCVEACPFDALAMSDQFELASYDLPSLVYTRDQLAEIGRRAITPVVNIREEQNFGVKTRGGGRR